A genomic segment from Yimella sp. cx-51 encodes:
- a CDS encoding sensor histidine kinase has protein sequence MRGTSLLRRVLLDDRPARIMTWLFVIYLTAGFLSTAPDLAARTGLLAIAAAFLAWEGLQYRLPLWGSVLWAIALTTAGLTMMWTWLLTAPSAWGMAVLALVLPMRWSVPVLGVVATTQAWLIQQLVPPALIPQVVLSQLILTLTVFLLQRLARATRQLRDARAALANTEVDAERDRLAQQLNTMIGHTLHQVGRQTTQAKAAVPAAEDAVAGQLDDIAALVERGLDQLQLLSFEPVPSGLEEELRTAQTLSNRLGVALTASVGDIDEAASTLSGLLLREAVTNMFKHSDPTRAVLVTRQDEDGLLFSFVNDGVSASGSDPNNPSPSPTATAGSSGQRRWRDEVARLGGTVTTEHLHGERYRVLVRVPAMQPAVHREDLTLEGSTHG, from the coding sequence ATGAGGGGCACCAGCCTGCTGCGCAGGGTGCTCCTCGACGACCGCCCCGCCCGGATCATGACGTGGCTCTTCGTAATCTACCTGACCGCGGGCTTCCTCTCCACAGCACCCGACCTCGCCGCCCGCACCGGCCTGTTGGCGATCGCGGCAGCCTTCTTGGCGTGGGAGGGCCTCCAGTACCGGCTACCCCTCTGGGGTTCCGTCCTGTGGGCCATCGCACTGACCACGGCCGGCTTGACCATGATGTGGACGTGGCTGCTCACCGCCCCGTCCGCTTGGGGCATGGCCGTGCTCGCGCTGGTCTTGCCGATGAGGTGGTCGGTGCCCGTCCTCGGTGTTGTGGCCACCACCCAGGCGTGGCTGATCCAGCAGTTGGTGCCGCCCGCTCTGATCCCCCAGGTGGTGCTGAGCCAGCTCATCCTCACCCTCACCGTTTTCCTGCTGCAACGCCTTGCGCGTGCCACCCGGCAGCTACGCGATGCTCGCGCGGCACTGGCAAACACCGAAGTCGATGCCGAACGCGACCGGCTCGCCCAGCAGCTCAACACGATGATCGGCCACACCCTTCACCAGGTCGGACGACAGACCACGCAGGCCAAGGCGGCGGTGCCCGCTGCGGAAGATGCCGTCGCCGGTCAACTCGATGACATCGCTGCACTCGTCGAGCGTGGTCTCGATCAGTTGCAGTTGCTCAGCTTCGAGCCTGTCCCGAGCGGCCTGGAGGAAGAACTGCGTACTGCGCAGACCCTCAGCAACCGCCTGGGCGTGGCACTGACCGCCTCCGTCGGCGACATCGATGAGGCGGCGTCCACCCTGAGTGGGCTCCTCCTGCGCGAAGCTGTCACCAACATGTTCAAACACTCCGACCCCACCCGGGCGGTGCTCGTGACGCGTCAGGATGAGGACGGTCTCCTCTTCAGCTTCGTCAATGACGGCGTCAGCGCATCCGGCAGCGACCCGAACAACCCATCGCCCAGTCCGACAGCCACCGCCGGAAGCTCTGGCCAACGCCGCTGGCGTGACGAGGTTGCCCGCCTCGGCGGCACAGTGACAACCGAGCACCTGCACGGGGAGCGCTACCGGGTGCTGGTGCGGGTGCCCGCGATGCAGCCCGCCGTCCACCGCGAAGACCTGACGCTCGAAGGGAGCACCCATGGATGA
- a CDS encoding sensor histidine kinase, which produces MTTLALPALRVRTPGDIAMRTVFRMQAVESQFALVASWLVVGASVSIYWFKTFQASGSAVYTPLVSAITASIGLALLMRIQLAACRGGARLTVPWAPAVMAALTLIPMYWGILSITIGLAMVAIVLALPPRKALVAFGLLVAGYVLLFPRLAVSARIGVIAALLETAIMALMLVTVTRMAVVLDALRFTAEVMARRRVDVERERIGRDLHDLMGRTLVAASLRNQTALRTLGDRNPELSSKLEKLHETISRGQVELRALTSGPTIATLDDELDAVRMLCERVDITIEQQLRTYPPSTQEAVVGLVIRESITNILKHTRASLFSLTIDRDGAVTTIDITNDGADPSTVEARSEDAMDSRLARAVTAAGGTVRSGMIGPTTFRTSVRLPVPTGARS; this is translated from the coding sequence ATGACGACTCTGGCCCTACCCGCCTTGCGGGTCCGCACCCCGGGAGACATCGCCATGCGCACGGTCTTTCGGATGCAGGCCGTGGAATCCCAATTCGCCCTGGTCGCGAGTTGGCTCGTCGTCGGAGCATCCGTCTCGATCTACTGGTTCAAGACGTTCCAGGCCAGCGGTTCGGCGGTGTACACCCCACTCGTGTCGGCGATCACCGCCTCGATCGGACTCGCGCTGCTGATGCGGATCCAACTCGCGGCCTGCCGCGGGGGCGCCCGGCTGACGGTGCCGTGGGCTCCCGCGGTGATGGCCGCGCTGACGCTGATCCCGATGTACTGGGGCATTCTCAGCATCACCATCGGTCTGGCGATGGTGGCGATCGTGCTGGCCCTGCCACCACGAAAAGCCCTGGTTGCGTTCGGCTTGCTCGTGGCGGGATACGTCCTGCTCTTCCCGCGACTCGCGGTCTCAGCGCGCATCGGCGTCATTGCGGCCCTGCTGGAAACGGCGATCATGGCTCTGATGCTTGTCACTGTGACCAGAATGGCCGTGGTGCTCGATGCACTGCGCTTCACAGCAGAAGTGATGGCCCGGCGACGGGTCGACGTCGAGCGTGAGCGCATCGGCCGCGATCTGCACGACCTGATGGGTCGGACGCTGGTCGCCGCCTCACTGCGTAACCAGACCGCTCTGCGCACCCTCGGTGATCGCAATCCCGAGCTGAGCTCCAAACTCGAGAAGCTGCACGAGACGATCTCCCGCGGCCAGGTGGAACTACGCGCACTGACCTCCGGCCCGACGATCGCGACCTTGGACGACGAACTCGACGCAGTTCGGATGCTCTGCGAACGGGTCGACATCACGATCGAACAGCAGCTGCGCACCTATCCCCCGTCGACGCAGGAGGCGGTCGTGGGTCTCGTGATCCGCGAGAGCATCACCAACATCCTCAAGCACACCCGCGCGTCCCTCTTCAGTCTCACCATCGACCGCGACGGCGCTGTCACGACGATCGACATCACCAATGACGGGGCCGATCCGAGCACCGTCGAAGCAAGATCTGAGGACGCGATGGACAGCCGTCTCGCACGGGCCGTCACCGCGGCCGGCGGCACTGTCCGGAGCGGGATGATCGGGCCGACGACCTTCCGCACCTCGGTGCGTCTGCCAGTACCGACAGGAGCACGCTCATGA
- a CDS encoding protein kinase/lanthionine synthetase C family protein, protein MDDRYLYFALSDPDFFDVPWCRPQDDDLHVAPDPLGRWQRAESGPWMMLAPPDVVLPDAGWKIHISARPDNAQHVVDVVARICTESQVPWKLLRSAPLVRAVQHKYAPLTLSGKICTIYTSSDQQLAHLVGALSADLAGTPAPQIPGDHNHPDAPIGVRWGAFTEHWVESADGRFAPAVHTSGGAKHDDRRRPAPRPLPNSVAVLMTTQAPTPTLPIASATLVHRCNAGSLYRAKLTDGRTVALKEARHHVGLDEAGTDAVSRLRHEYDILQRLSGSGIAPEPIDYWSYASNDFLVMEWVEGGSMISRIGREHPLMRYDADPDATEAFWDWTRSIMSALVEVVRRMHDLGVAHGDLHPGNIIDGPDGPRLVDFESGALDGHRVTKAVGTPGYHRATDDVQAKDAFCLRRVRATLHDPDVSLLERRPDLAGTIARGIALDDPAQKAHRPMVTALRDTDELLELLGDGMAQRATPHRRDRLFPGGIEQFTSPLGGHNILSGAAGTLLALASAGRAPRPTHLDWLTRLPSPATVACRGLMEGVDGIALTLARLGRPEQALALIDARHGSAVNSFGWGTGRAGCAVALGELAVLTGRADLHEEALSLIRAVVDAVGDPTVELPAAGLMHGWSGIALALLRARTWGGQDATVLTEAATRCLHRELELLHPVGDVLVALTHGRLTPGLLHGSGGMALAGAILDRDHSATPDTLIRHATSRAARSLASVAAPVAGVGEGLAGAAAVLRAGGDDETACRWDERAAWHCVPTEQGWSTLGAQRLRCSDDLLTGSAGLLLALGHRGPQRLLEALSLPELPADDTCHLDLLPPATDPQTQIAVS, encoded by the coding sequence GTGGATGACCGCTATCTGTATTTCGCGCTGAGCGATCCGGATTTCTTCGACGTGCCGTGGTGCCGTCCGCAGGACGACGATCTACACGTCGCGCCCGACCCTCTCGGCCGATGGCAACGCGCCGAGAGCGGTCCGTGGATGATGCTCGCGCCTCCCGACGTGGTGCTGCCGGACGCGGGGTGGAAGATCCACATCAGCGCCCGCCCCGACAACGCCCAGCACGTGGTGGATGTGGTGGCGCGGATCTGCACGGAGTCGCAGGTGCCGTGGAAGCTGTTGCGGAGCGCTCCGCTGGTGCGCGCCGTCCAGCACAAGTACGCGCCGCTCACCCTCAGCGGGAAAATCTGCACGATCTACACCAGCTCGGACCAACAACTCGCGCACCTCGTCGGCGCACTCTCCGCAGATCTTGCTGGGACGCCCGCGCCGCAGATCCCGGGCGACCACAACCACCCCGACGCTCCGATCGGGGTGCGCTGGGGCGCATTCACCGAGCACTGGGTCGAGAGCGCCGACGGCCGCTTCGCCCCGGCCGTCCACACCTCGGGCGGTGCGAAGCACGATGACCGGCGCCGTCCAGCCCCACGTCCGCTGCCCAACTCCGTCGCGGTCCTGATGACTACGCAGGCGCCTACGCCGACGCTGCCGATCGCGTCCGCGACGCTCGTGCACCGCTGCAACGCCGGCTCGCTCTACCGCGCGAAACTGACCGATGGCCGCACCGTCGCCCTCAAGGAGGCGCGGCATCACGTCGGACTGGACGAGGCGGGCACCGACGCCGTCTCCCGACTCCGCCACGAGTACGACATTCTGCAGCGCCTCAGCGGTAGTGGCATTGCACCAGAACCGATCGACTACTGGAGCTACGCGTCCAACGACTTCCTCGTCATGGAGTGGGTCGAAGGCGGATCGATGATCAGCCGAATCGGCCGCGAGCACCCGCTCATGCGCTACGACGCCGATCCCGACGCGACCGAAGCATTCTGGGACTGGACCCGCTCGATCATGAGTGCGCTGGTCGAAGTCGTTCGGCGCATGCACGACCTGGGCGTCGCGCACGGCGACCTGCACCCCGGCAACATCATCGATGGTCCGGACGGCCCTCGGCTGGTCGACTTCGAATCGGGCGCGCTCGACGGTCACCGGGTGACCAAGGCAGTGGGCACCCCCGGCTATCACCGAGCCACGGACGACGTGCAGGCCAAGGACGCCTTCTGCCTGCGCCGCGTTCGCGCCACCCTCCACGACCCCGACGTGTCGCTGCTGGAACGTCGGCCTGACCTGGCCGGCACCATCGCCCGGGGCATTGCGCTCGACGATCCGGCGCAGAAGGCGCACCGACCCATGGTCACCGCCCTTCGAGACACGGACGAACTGCTCGAGTTGCTTGGCGACGGGATGGCACAACGAGCCACCCCCCACCGACGCGACCGACTCTTCCCCGGAGGAATCGAACAGTTCACCTCCCCGCTCGGGGGCCACAACATACTGTCCGGGGCGGCAGGCACGCTCCTCGCGCTGGCCTCAGCCGGACGCGCCCCCCGACCGACGCATCTCGACTGGCTGACCCGGCTGCCATCGCCGGCCACCGTCGCCTGTCGCGGACTGATGGAGGGCGTCGACGGGATCGCGCTCACCCTCGCTCGACTCGGACGACCGGAGCAAGCACTCGCGCTCATCGACGCCCGGCACGGCAGTGCCGTCAACTCGTTCGGTTGGGGCACAGGACGCGCTGGGTGCGCTGTCGCGCTCGGAGAACTCGCCGTGCTCACCGGTCGCGCCGACCTGCACGAGGAGGCGCTCAGCCTGATCCGCGCCGTCGTCGACGCGGTCGGTGATCCCACGGTCGAGCTGCCGGCTGCCGGACTCATGCACGGGTGGTCGGGTATCGCCCTCGCGTTGCTGCGGGCGCGCACCTGGGGCGGTCAGGACGCGACCGTCCTCACCGAAGCTGCTACGCGCTGCCTACACCGTGAACTGGAGCTATTGCATCCCGTCGGTGACGTCCTCGTTGCCCTCACCCACGGCCGGTTGACCCCCGGGCTGCTGCACGGCAGCGGGGGCATGGCGCTCGCCGGTGCGATTCTCGACCGCGATCACTCGGCGACACCCGACACGCTGATCCGCCACGCAACCAGCCGAGCCGCACGCAGCCTCGCGAGCGTAGCTGCTCCGGTCGCCGGTGTCGGTGAGGGCCTTGCCGGCGCTGCTGCAGTGCTGCGGGCCGGAGGGGACGACGAGACCGCTTGCCGCTGGGACGAGCGTGCGGCCTGGCACTGCGTCCCGACCGAGCAGGGATGGAGCACCCTTGGCGCCCAACGCTTGCGTTGCTCCGATGACCTACTCACCGGTTCGGCCGGACTCCTACTTGCGCTCGGTCATCGAGGTCCGCAGCGCCTGCTGGAGGCGTTGTCCTTGCCCGAGCTCCCGGCTGATGACACCTGTCATCTCGATCTGTTGCCACCGGCCACTGACCCGCAGACGCAAATCGCCGTTTCATGA